The genomic region atggaaggagggagggagagggggaggagacggagggagagtggcacggagagaaagagacagagggagggagagggatcgAGATGTAGGAGAGATGGAAGCAGTGAggcgggcgagagagagagagggatggagatgcggggaggggagggtgggagagagagagagagggagagacggcgggagggagagagagagagagacccatctCGAAGTAAACGGCTGAAGCTCTGCTCCCCTGTACGCACCAGATGGTGTTCATTGATTATTCATTGCGTGCGATGGATGTCGCCGTCGCCAGCGCTGCTCTGCTACGCTCTGCTTCGCCGGGGGTGGCGGCAAGGAAGGGGGGGCCTGTATCATGGCACCTCCTTATTACCCACCCCCTCGCACCCCGCACCTGAGAGGAGCCCCCCCATGGCCCCACCAACCAaggccttcccctctcccccagcccccgagCTTGCAGGTGTAACCAGTCGCCAGGCACGAGCGATATCACTAACATGGTCACAGCTCCAGGATGGAGCCTCTGCAGTGCGTCTGGGCacgtcagggggggggggctatgcaAATTGACTAGGAACTCATTATGgtttggggggggcgggggggggggaaggaagaggaaaggggaggggaggcgcgGGGAGGCTGGGAGCTCAGTGTTGGGCCCTAATGAGTCTTGAGTGACTTGTCGCTGTCAGacggccgtgacctccagcgcGGGGAGGATTGGCGATGGGGGGGGTGCGTGAGAGCgtcggaggaggacgaggaggagggggatgaggccGAGCTGTACGACGCTCTGGGGGCCGAGCTGAGCCGGTGTTTCCGCAGTCTCCCTTTGGTGGGCTGGATGGTGGAAGTGATCTGGCTGCTTTGCTCTTTTCCGCTGAACTGGAGGAGAAGCGCAGActtcaggcacacaaacacacgtacggCCCTTCCATGCGTGctggcgcacaaacacacacacacacacacgctacacagaaactgatatgcacacacacacccttgaatTACTGTGGCGGCACCTACTCTCACACAGATCCAGGCAAACCGTTTAGCTCAATTTCTCTGTGATGGAATTCAGGATTGCTCTGTCGCTTCCAATTTGCATTCCACATAAACGGGAGaaacggagcgagagagagagagagacagcaagagagagagcgtgcatgatggagaaccagagagacaaagagagagacaacgagagGCCGATTAGGGTGAGAAATggacatgttgtgtgtgtgcgtttgcgcaATCGTGCTTATCCATGTGGTGCGTCTGTGTGCATTCGAGAGagcgtgtgcatgcctgtgcgcGTCTATAAATGCCTGCGATGTTGGTAAAGGGGCCGCTGAGTTCGGTGAGAAATGGCCCTTGACGTCTGGAGTGGATGTGGGGTTCATGGCTCCACTTGTGCCTAATTCTGACCGTGCTATGTtctctctgggggagggggggggtgtggggggatgggggagcaTAGAACCCATCACTGCCCCTCACAGAGCAGCCTTGAGGGGGCACCCCCCCCCCGGAGGCGAAAGGAGGGGGTGCCGGCTGTGGACGACTGACTTCACAAGAAACTGGAGTCAAGCTCAGtgtgcaaggggggggggggggacagtggaGGTGAAACGCCGGCTAGCTGGTTAAGTGGTCGGGCAAAGAGGGAGGAGCCTGTTTCATGGCTGGAAAAAGGACAGACGGACGTCTGCgccgacagacaggaagacaccccggacagacagaccagacggATATATACGAATGTCCGACAGACACTCTACATCTCTGTAGATGTCGTCCCTGTCTGCACGGCAGCTGTCTGTTTGATGCGGTGAATCCCAGACACGTtgggtgtgtgcgtctcgctctctctctgtgtgtgtgtgtgtgtgtgggggggggggggcgatgcgtGTGCGGCCCgctactctctctgtgtgcgcgCACGCGTGCAAGCTCGTGTCCCCGTCTCCTCTTTGAAGCTGGCGATGAGAGAAGAGTGGGCCTCGTCAGCCATTTTAGAGCAGAACCCCACCAGAACCAATCAGATTCCCCCTCTCCGCTCCGCTCCGCACTGCTCCGCTCTGCTCCAATCAAACGGAACCCCGGGATGAATAATTCACTCCTTCCTGTCCTTTAATGGTAAAGAAGGATGAGAAACGGCCCGCTCGCGCGAGGTAATAGATCGGGCGATTTGCCGACGCACGGTTTCGGTCtatgacagagagacaaagagaaggtcAGCAGCACCCGTCAACCAATCATCTTTGGTCCTGTTTCATGGAATACATTGGCATGATACAGCTAAGGAAGCTTTGTCTACCTTGTTGTTCCAGGTTTTGGATCTCTGAAAGGCATTGAGGGTGGCTGAGCTTAAAGTCTTCCAAGTTCCAAACTAAGGCTTTAGATCAGGGGTACTCatttagaaacccaaaaggtccactcaccaaatgtccattcagtccagggtccggaacagtgatggtttatttttctggcccttaacCTCAGAGTTCTTGGGGTCATTTTGTTCAACgtgtccatgctttgtgtcatagtgacgtttcacgTTACCACCTTTGACacgggcaaccgtctcattgcaGATTAAACAAAGGGTTTGTTCTCCCCACcagcagcacaaatgcatacttgtcagGCCACTCTGTCTGAAATTTGTGATTTTCGGAATCAACTTTTCCCTTTTTGGCGGATTTTGTCACATCATGattttcgctaaggaagaaacaggtaccgTTAGCAAAAccattagcctgcgttgttgcaaatgacacacacaacctgcgtgacccacagaggttgcggccaacattgagtgagtgagttgtcatggtgattccagttacagctcctgattggacctttggaTTGGACACGGATGATAGAAACCACATGTAGTAGGAAAAAAATATAGGCTATAGCGCAAAATCATGCACCAATGAAAACTCGCTTAGATCATGATTAAATTAGAATGTTGATTTTGGCTTCGGTCCAAATTGTACTGCGTCTGGGTCCGGATCAGGACCGGAGTCCGCCTATTGGGTATCCCCCGCACTAGATTATACCTCGACACACTGAGACCTTGTGACAGCGTTACACATGCAGTGAATACAAACACATAAAAGACATGGACTATGAAAACATGGCATGTCTATGCcgccctacccccccccaccccacccgcacccccccccccccccctcccgacctccccccagccccgccaTACGACCACAGCCCTGCCTTCCCAGTGAGAACGCTGTCTCTGCTCAGACGTGGACCTGGGGTGTGAAACCTCCCGTGTGGACAGATGGCGTGTCGTTTGGCCTGGACAGGACcgtggtggcacacacactaactcacacacacatacaggttatgtgtctgtgtttgcacacacacacacacacgcgcacaaacacacacacacacacacaaatggcatAGGCAGCTTGACCCTTTGGGAAATCGCCCTCTTCACAGTCACAGTAGATCAAGGTTTCTGCCAGCCTGTCATCACCGCATGTAAGTGTGCAAGTGTGAAAGTATGTGTTCTGCATGCACGGCGAGGCACAGCCAGAGTCACCCACGCTGATTGGCATACGTTTCAAATGTAGAAGAGGTGGTTAGGGAGATAGttgagaagacacacacacacacatacaccacaaatGAGCAATGTACCACTGTGTAACATTAACATGATCTCTGTACCTCAGGGGTGTGGTGCTCTATGAGAATACACACGCACAATAACCCGCCCCCCCCTAagctccccccaaccccccccccaacccccccccccccccacccccctagacacacacacatttttcctTGTTATGTACAAGAGTTGTGGAGGGTGATGATGCAGAAATGTGACTTTTGTTTCTGAATGCATCCCATAAATAAAGCCCGGTATCGTTGTTATTCATAGGCTCGGCGCAGGTGTCCGCCTTCCCGTAATGGAATGTTTCGGAGAGCCTTAGCCTCCTGTGTTGCTCTGTGATCTAGAACTACAGGCTGACAAAGTGCCAGATGACCTAAGAGATGATGTGACCTTGGTTGGgacgggtgtgtatgtgtgtgtgtgcccacgcgCCCGAGTGAGTCCCCACGGTGATGGGACGGTCGatgtgagagagatgggggacgcCGCCTTTTTGGGGGAAATGCTAATTAGCGACGGAAGAcattttgttttttggggggagcaTGTTGTTGGAAATGCTGACAAGCCCACATTGTAAACGAAACTGGCGCAATGAGCCTCGCAATGGAAGACATCCGGAGCTCCCCCTATAACTTTCCCTCTTTATCGTGCTATAATTAAAATGAATCGCTTTTATAGCTGTTGTTTTctcccctcccagtcctcctgttTTAACGGCTCCATTGATTTATTCAAGGCTGATATTCTACTCCACAACAGGGCCTGAAATGGCTTTTctgctggcctctctctctgaaccacCGCAAAGAGGGTGGATGCAAATCCTCCCATCCCATCATTTCTGGTTTGTTCTGCTCTCAACTTGAAGATTTTAAGAGGGACATGTAGGCGGCGCAAAAGGGAGAACACATTATTATATCATAATTATAATATTTCTTTTCATTccgttgttgttgtgttgtttgttATTGAAGCTCAGATGAGTGGTGGTAATTGCTGGCGCACTGAGACAGGTCCACGGGCGTTCTCGTTCTCTTAGCTCCAGATGAAGCCGGTTTTTATGACTGTAATGAAGCCGTAAGTCGTGGCCAGCATCAGTGCTGCGGAAACCTGCTACAGACACTGGGCAGTTCCATCAGACattaacacagagacagactgacTCTGGTTCAAATGCAGAATCTTCTAGATTAATTAGCTCCTTTATGTGAAGGATGTGGTCAGGATATTGGGTCCAAAGAAGGTAGAAAACGGTAGTTGTATGTTCCAGTAAATCGACCATTATTTTGTGCACGGTCTCCTTCCATTGTACAATGTTGTATCATGTTAATGTTGTCTGTGAAATCCCCCCGAATATCCTCTCATTTTGAGTTCAATGTCCTCCAAGGATCGTGATTCATCATTTATGGAaattcttctcacacacacacacacacacacacacacacacgcacacacaaacacaggaagcaTTGGGTTATGGATTGCAGTAAATCTCATCACTAAGTGTTTGCGTActtatagtatgtgtgtgtgtgtgtgtgtgggggggggggagataatcCTGAACTTACAAACTAGGACAAGGCGGCATCTCAGCATCTAATTACAACACGATAGCCTTGCCGAACCCGCCTCAAGACCCTTACTAACTAGCAAACTTCCGAAATAAACAGGGAGAACACCACAAAGacaagtaggagagagagagagagtatgcgaGACAAACAGGGTGATGATGAAACGAAATGAAATGAATGTGGGGGGACTTGGGGgacaagggaaggagggatcgagggagggaggtgtgggtgggGCAGGAGCAGAGGTATGGAATCCACCTCTGTGCGTCAGTCCTTGCTGGAATATGAGAACGCGTGCTGCGCTGATCGACAGCTTGCTGTGTCTCGTGGTTCGAGCGCTCACAgcgtgttctgtctctctcgctctctttttttgGACTACCTTGTCTTTcgttcacctctcctcctctttctctcttcctggaGCCCAATGGGGGGATTGTATTGGCCAAATGCTCTGACTGAAAATAGAAGCAATCATTTATTCATCGATTGAAATgtcagaggggtgtgtgtgtgtgtgtgtgagagagagacagacagagagacagagagagggagagagggagagaggagagagagagaagatggggcGAGCCGTTGAAGGGAGAAAGTCAGAGTGAAGTGGGATGAAGAGTGATTCTCAgggtggaaagagagaaggatggatgactgaggagagaaagaaaggggagtTCAGGAgaactcctttcttctcctttctctaaACTTTCCATCATACTTTCTTCCAAAGTAGAACAGTCTTTTTTCGGAGCGCAAGGAAGCATGAAAGGCCGGTGATTGCACAGTGCTGGACTCCAGAGTATGAAGGTGTTAGTGGATCCTGGTGGCCCATCTCACAGAGCAGACAAGAGCTGGGCTGTGGACTCGCCGCCTACAAGATCCCGACCCTTCTCCAGACGTTCTTCCTCAACCGGTGGTGGAAGTTGATGCCGCCCTTAGCGTGAACAGCTACGCCCCAACAGCCCTTTCACCCAACTAACAGAAGATTTGCTCGAGCTTCCAGAATAGAAACATCAAGCACCCCTTATGCGGAGTGTTACATGGTGGCTGGAATGAAAGCATCACATCGAGGAACACTCAGATCAATGCCGTCTGACAGCCAGGACGCTCGTAAACTCCACATACTTGCATGCCCTGTACAGAGGTCATCTCCTGTGTGGTGCACAGAGTACATACAGGTTGTATGTACAGGGAGTcggttggctgagcggtgagggaatcgggctagtaatccgaaggttgccagttcgattcccggtcatgccaactgatgttgtgttcttgggcaaggcacttcaccctacttgcctcgggggaatgtccctgtacttactgtaagtctctctggataagagtgtctgctaaatgactaaatgtaaaatggtaAAGGCAGTAACACCTGGTAGTGGAGTCACAAACAGGGCAGCCAAACTCACTAAAACCTCCCTAATATGCCTTTTATGGAATATCACTTCTAATATTTCCTGCACCACATTTTgtgttgtttctgaaactgatgATCTGGACACGAATTCCACAACTGAGTATTACAAGCCACAAGAAACAACTCAAATCTGACCCATTTGGACCAATAGGGTGTTTAGTGGTGTGTGGCGCCACATGCTTTGTTACTGACGGCCATGCTGGGATAAACATTGTcgatgtaaaaaaacaaacaattatGGCTAGTGGTCTGTATTGATTAGCAACGCTAGAGCCGCTAAAGGCAGGCTGATGTTTGGCAGGAGCCTGCGGTCTGCCTTTCCAGCCTTGAGTTGCACCTTAAACACTGGAGGACACAGGCGCTCAGAACCAAGATTCTCTGTTTATTGACACTATCTCATCTCAGGTACAACACACATCCAGCAAAGCGCAAAACAAGTGAAAAGCCATTGTCCttagcggggaggggggggggggggggggcactgtgaTTCCGCAGCTTCAGGAACAGACTCTCAGTTCCCCTCCAGGTTGACAGGTTCAGTCGGAGATATGAGAGCTGGGAGGGCCGTGAGAACCTGTTTcgagatcccccccccctcccgagcACATGATTTATAAAGACATTCTAtgtttcatctttttttttttggtcttcgCCTTTGAAAGATACGAGCTGGATAGATTCCTCCCACCCGCCCACACGTTCCAACTAAACCAAACAGTGATGCGAAGCCGGTGCCCACagttagggggaggggggggggggatacaagAACATCACAGAAAAGAAACGAAAGAAACTATAATAAGAACACTTCAGTCACATGGAGGTCAAAATAACAAGAACGAAGATACAAACGAGTGAAAAAGGCTAACATCTTTGATGTCTCTGATCCCAATATTTTCTCTAGACtagcccccaccccttcccttccctcctttttcctccccacccctcccttttaccccctccccccctcccttttaccccccccccccctctctgttttaCAGTACGAGCATCATACAGTGAAAGACATTCAGAAGAGCAGACCATAACGGGTAGAAAAACAGTCATGCACGGAAAGCCCACGAACACGGGAAGGAACATCTCCTCGAGCGACGGCGCTGGCAACAGTCAGTGCCACCAGGTCGGGTGGATCTGGGCGTTGTTGTTcctgcttttttgttgttgctgttattGTAGTCGTTTTCCACCACAGACATTCTTTCATTGCTACCGAAACTGTTCTAAAGGATATGTGTGACAGACTGTATAGTTGGTAGGTTCCGGAGTCTTCTAGAAGTATCAGCCTGGCGTTCCCCTGTCTGACTAGGGAAAAGTCATGGGGAAGGGGGCGTGGGGGAGGTCCTGGTTGGCGAAAACAGTTTATAACCAATCCCATAGTCTTTCCTCAGACCTCCCCCTCGCCTCGCACAGTCAGTGACCAACAGATTGAGAGGTCAGACAGGACCAGGTGGTGGTGGCGGACTTATATAACCACAGACCCAGAGCCTCACATGAACAATCTTCTAGATGTATGATCCCTTATAAAAAAGAAAGGCGTGATGTTTTTGGCATCGGttcttatttctttctttcagtctAACGTCGTTCTGTTTCAGCTCTTGTATCATGTGTTTCATATTCCGTTATCTTCGTAACAAGCAtgtattatttttatattatatatttttcatgTCGGTTTTGTCGGTAAGCACATTCATCCACATGGCGTCCAGCTAGGTGATGCAATCCCATTCAGTCTAATGATATAACAGCGTACAGAATGACCTTCACCATACAGTCTACTCCTATGTCCTTCTCAAATATACAGCATTTTCATAAATAGAATGAATCTCTGGATACAACCCCTAATGTAGACATGTAGCTTGCACGCTAAGCTCCGGCTCCCTGTTGCCGGCGGTTACAGTTCCTCGGACCGTATGACGTGGAACAGCGTGACGTTGTAGAGCACTTGGTTGCCGTTGTTCCAGGCGTAGAGGGCGCGGTCGCGAGGGTTGTAATCCAGCATGGATATATGGGAGTATTTGTTCTGGAAGGCGATGTCGATGTACTCGTAGGTGGAGGAGTTGGTGGAGTAGGCGTAGTACACCTTGGTGCCCCCGGAGTAACCGTTGGTGACGTACAGCGTCCCGCAGATCATGAAGGCCTCGCCAGCGCTCCTCTTGGGGTGGTTGGTGGTCCAGCTCTTGATGATCTGGAGCGTGTTGGGGTTCAGCTTGCTCAGCACGATGTTCCCCGCGTTCTGATTGGTGGCGTAGACGGCCCAGAGCCCGCCTTCGTCCACCATGAGGTCGATGTCCGAGTGGCCTCCCCAGGCATAGTGGTACATGTTGTTGAACCCCGCGTAGTCCAGCTGCCGGTTCCTGCTTATGGCGGAGGTCTTGAAGTCGAACTTGATGATCACGTGGCTCTGGAACTTGTTGAAGTAGAGGGAGCCGTTGTAGACCACCTGACCGGTGCCGGACCACGGGTGGGGGAGCCGGTGGGACGTGAAGTTGTCCGTGGTCATGAAGTCAGCCATGGACTTGTACTCCCGCACAAAACGGTTGTTGTGGTAACCATCCATGTACCACACCTGCCACCGGTGGAGACAAAggcggaggagagaagaaacagTGAGACGAGGATATAAGAGGAAACGTCTAGACAAGATAAAACATCGAAGAGAGAGGGCACTGAAGGGGTCCGGACTTCGAACAACAAAAACTCACGAGGCACGGGTGAGCTTTTAAACCCCCCCGCCGCCAATATCTCTCCCAGCAGATGTAACGGAGAGCCGAACAATGAGAAGCACGTGTCGCCTTGTGCCGCAAAGCGGATCACAGGCGCCAACAGGACGACTCATTAAATCCGAGAAGGCGGTCTCCAGTCGAGGAGGAGGGCATTCTGGGAATTTCCCCACTGCTTGAGAATACCAACAGTCTGGGATGGCAGGCCAAGGGGACAAATCAACAgccctgggaggggaggaggggaggagcggatgagggggaggagaggacaggcacAGTTGGATGAAAGACCCGTCTCAGCCGGGCCTCTCACAACAGGATCCAGGCTCCACATGGGGTCCATGGAGGGAGGTGGTTCCGGAAAACAGTAAGGGCCACTTttctctcggggggggggggggggggggttgacacaCCTGGAagcaacccccctcctcctcctctccaacctGGTTCCCtaactcttcctccttcccttatTTTCCCTCGTCtcgtctcctccacctgaccttCCTCCCCCGTCGTCCGTTGCCTCCCTTCCTGTGGTCTGACACACATAACCCCTCCCCCTTGTCTTCCTGTAACACCCTccttaaccccccacccccccccctacattcAACAGTAATTGGTTTATGAATGATCCCAAGGTCAGGACGtgggtctctgattggtttataaATGATTCAGATGGCAGGAAGTGGCTCTCTGATTGCTTAAAGTATGATTCGGAGGGCAGGAACTGGGTCCATAGATGGTAATAGGAAACGCTAGCCTTCTAACGGCCACCTCCTGGAGCAAATGATGAAGATATTTagcaaaagaggagaggaggagcgatgGAGAGCGGACCAGTCTGTCTCCCCATGTCCTCACGTCAGGCTAACTACACAGCTAACACATCGCATCCCTTATATCTTCTGCCAGCGTGGCTGTTGTCTTTATATGACTTCACATCTCCTTAGTCACCATACTCCTACACACTCGGTTACATAAGTGTCTCTCTACTTTTATATCAACAAAAGACTGTTTGTTAGCAACTAGACAGACTGTTTACAGAAATAACTAAGACCTTGTATGTAGGATGTACCGAGGAAAGGTGGGTAATCATGATTGTTTTCAAACAGActtctgtatgtgtgcattttgTAATGAGAATTCATtagatgtgtacgtgtgtgtatgttacacaACACCACAACCAGATGCAAAGTGATCATGTATCTGATTCACAGCGGCATCAAATATACTCTGCGGCACACTACCTGCTTTGAAACCCTACCTTGCCATAAACCATGTTGATTTACCCAACCATTTACATGTTTATGCGCCACAGCCACTAAATAGAATCTCGTCCAACAGACGCCCAGTTTGAGCATCTTCATCACCCATTAGGCCTCACGTTGCCAAAGTGGAGACAAAAAACCACCAACAATCTTTGGACCTTTCATCAAGGTTGGACGCAGTCGGCCCTCTATTACGAGTGTCCGATGCTTTTACAGTAAAACCCCCTTGAACCCATTAGTGTTATTAGTGATGCCACCATTGGGATTGTGTTTAATGTCTAATGTACTCAATGGGGAGCACTTGGAAGCATTAAAGCaggggaagtggaggagaggggtggtgttAACATGAAGAGTGAATTCAGAAAGTCCTAACTTTTATGTCTCTAACAGTAAGGGTTATACATGACCATGAAAGGCAGCATTGTTGTATTTCCTGAAGggtaaagtatgtgtgtgtgtatggatagaGAAAGACGAATTTTgggcatgcaggtgtgtgtaagcgtgttgtgtgtgtgtgtctgtgtatgaatGCATGTGTCATTCATGTGTGGGCacacagagtgtgtttgtgccgtGTCTTTGAGcgtgtcagtttgtgtgtgattgtgtcttTGCGTGTGAGTGCATATGTGTCTTAGTCTAGGTgtggcatagtgtgtgtgtatgtgtctgagcGTGAGTATTTATGGTGTGTGCGCGTCCGTGTgtatatgcttgtgtgtgtatgtgtgtctgtctgtgtgtgtttgcttgtctgtgtgtgtgtgtgtgtgcgtgtgtctgtgggttCATGTGAGAGTGTGCTGTTCTTACCCGGGTGTCTCCCTCCGGCGCCAGAGGGTCGGTCATCCAGGATCCGAAGCGTGACCCAGAGGTCTTGATGGTGATTGGGTCGCTGATGCCGGTCAGTTTCCCGCACGCTGCaggcaggagaacacaccagggaCACATCTCACTAGGACAACAGGAAGTCTCAGGCGCTGACATTGATTTACAGGAATATCATGATTTGATTTTTTGgtcttctgtatttgtgcgGCAGCGAAAGGGCAATTCGACCATGTTTGTTTCGTCTTTTCCTTTCATTGTTTCTTATAGCATTTTTGCTCGACTTTTTATTGTTTCTTAATTGTGCCTGATACTTTGACGCGGCACTGCAGAGCCACACAAATGAACAATTCCATGCCTGTAGTAGTTCATTCATCTCTATATCAATGCTGGTAGATTGAGGCAGAAAGGTTAaagaaatacataaaataaaataaaaaatgtgtttgcttGATATGTGTGGCAGTGTCGTTCTATTTGTCAgctttgttctgtgtgtgacaTGTGAAGGTTtgctactatgtgtgtgtgtgtgtgtgtataccaacAGACTGTGAGTGAGAGCATGCCGAACGGTGTTTCCTGCTGtttcctgtgtgcgtgtggaaacgggtgtgtttgggtgtgtgtctgtacacccATGCGTGTACTCTGTTATCATCTGCACAAACTGAGCTGAGCGCTAATTAGACTGATTGAGGTGTTAAATTGTTGACAAGGCGAGtgcgcttgtatgtgtgtgtgtctgtgtgtgtgtctgtgtgtgtgtctgtgtgtgtgtctgtgtgtgtgtctgtgtgtgtgtctgtgtgtgtgtatgtgtatgtgtgtgtgtgtgtgtatgtgtgtgtgtctgtgtgtgtccctgatgACAAGTAGGTAGTTGGACTAATAGGCTGATTATTATGAACAGGAGAACAACTCCACTCCTGTTAGCTACTAACACACAACACTGCTCTGTGCCAGCGTTACGACACACTTGTGGATGCGACATTTGTTTAGGGGGGGCGCAGAGATCAATTAACACGTGTTGATGACTTAATTGAGATGAATTAAATATGTGGCCTTGATTTGATTTACTGATTGGTTGGCTGTGGGTAGGCAGGTACAAGCGTGTTTGCTTATTGTCTTTTATTACAATGTGTTATCTATTATCGAGTACTTTCTGtttttgtatctctctccttatctctcattcagtctcttctttctctctctttctcttcatctcactctctttcattctctcatctctccctggtAGCAAATGGGTTGTGAAATGCAATTATAGAATTGAG from Osmerus mordax isolate fOsmMor3 chromosome 14, fOsmMor3.pri, whole genome shotgun sequence harbors:
- the olfm1b gene encoding olfactomedin 1b isoform X1, coding for MSVPLLKIGVVLSTMAMITNWMSQTLPSLVGLNTTKLTAAQGGYPDRSTGVLPANPEESWQVYSSAQDSEGRCVCTVVAPQQSMCSRDARTKQLRQLLEKVQNMTQSIQVLDQRTQRDLQYVEKMEVQLRGLETKFRQVEENHKQNIAKQYKAIKAKMEELRPLIPVLEEYKADAKLVLQFKEEVQNLTSVLSELQEEMGAYDYEELHSRVSNLEERLRACMQKLACGKLTGISDPITIKTSGSRFGSWMTDPLAPEGDTRVWYMDGYHNNRFVREYKSMADFMTTDNFTSHRLPHPWSGTGQVVYNGSLYFNKFQSHVIIKFDFKTSAISRNRQLDYAGFNNMYHYAWGGHSDIDLMVDEGGLWAVYATNQNAGNIVLSKLNPNTLQIIKSWTTNHPKRSAGEAFMICGTLYVTNGYSGGTKVYYAYSTNSSTYEYIDIAFQNKYSHISMLDYNPRDRALYAWNNGNQVLYNVTLFHVIRSEEL
- the olfm1b gene encoding olfactomedin 1b isoform X2, coding for MQPTSKILSLILLVLMGTELTQVLPANPEESWQVYSSAQDSEGRCVCTVVAPQQSMCSRDARTKQLRQLLEKVQNMTQSIQVLDQRTQRDLQYVEKMEVQLRGLETKFRQVEENHKQNIAKQYKAIKAKMEELRPLIPVLEEYKADAKLVLQFKEEVQNLTSVLSELQEEMGAYDYEELHSRVSNLEERLRACMQKLACGKLTGISDPITIKTSGSRFGSWMTDPLAPEGDTRVWYMDGYHNNRFVREYKSMADFMTTDNFTSHRLPHPWSGTGQVVYNGSLYFNKFQSHVIIKFDFKTSAISRNRQLDYAGFNNMYHYAWGGHSDIDLMVDEGGLWAVYATNQNAGNIVLSKLNPNTLQIIKSWTTNHPKRSAGEAFMICGTLYVTNGYSGGTKVYYAYSTNSSTYEYIDIAFQNKYSHISMLDYNPRDRALYAWNNGNQVLYNVTLFHVIRSEEL